In Melanotaenia boesemani isolate fMelBoe1 chromosome 7, fMelBoe1.pri, whole genome shotgun sequence, a single window of DNA contains:
- the stx3a gene encoding syntaxin-3a isoform X2 has translation MKDRLEQLKATCDQDDDEVEIAVDNAAFMDEFFSQIEDIRGSIDKIDENVAEVKKLYSVILSAPTSDQKTQDDLEAITNDIKKMANNARNKLKTIERNLESEQQERVSADMRIRKSQHAVLSRKFVEVMTKYNEAQVDFRERSKGRIQRQLEITGKATTDEELEEMLESGNAAVFTAGIVDSGISKQALSEIEARHKDIVRLESSIKELHDMFVDIAMLVESQGDIIDNIEQNVTQSVDHIIEAKEQTKKAVRYQTKARKKTIIIGVVCAVIVVIILIIILTQTL, from the exons ATGAAGGACCGATTGGAGCAGCTGAAAGCG ACATGCGATCAAGatgatgatgaggtggagatCGCTGTGGACAATGCGGCGTTCATGGACGAGTTTTTCTCTCAG ATTGAGGACATCAGGGGCAGTATTGATAAAATTGATGAGAATGTGGCTGAAGTCAAAAAGCTTTACTCTGTCATCCTGTCTGCTCCTACATCAGATCAGA AAACGCAGGATGATTTGGAGGCGATTACTAATGACATCAAGAAGATGGCCAACAATGCAAGAAACAAGCTCAAGA CTATCGAGAGGAATCTGGAGtcagagcagcaggagagggTGTCGGCCGACATGCGGATACGCAAATCACAG CATGCAGTGTTGTCCAGGAAGTTTGTGGAAGTGATGACAAAGTATAATGAAGCTCAGGTGGACTTCAGGGAGAGAAGCAAAGGGCGAATTCAGAGACAACTTGAGATCA CTGGAAAAGCAACAACCGATGAAGAACTGGAGGAGATGTTGGAGAGTGGAAATGCTGCTGTGTTTACTGCAGGG ATTGTGGATTCTGGGATCTCAAAACAAGCCCTGAGTGAGATTGAGGCCAGACATAAAGACATTGTTCGTCTGGAAAGTAGTATCAAGGAGCTGCATGATATGTTTGTAGACATTGCCATGCTGGTGGAGAGCCAG ggTGACATAATTGACAACATAGAGCAGAATGTAACCCAGTCAGTGGACCATATAATAGAGGCAAAGGAACAGACCAAAAAAGCTGTAAGGTACCAGACCAAAGCACGCAAG AAGACAATCATCATTGGTGTAGTCTGTGCTGTTATTGTCGTCATCATACTCATCATCATCCTTACCCAGACGCTATAG
- the stx3a gene encoding syntaxin-3a isoform X4, whose translation MKDRLEQLKATCDQDDDEVEIAVDNAAFMDEFFSQIEDIRGSIDKIDENVAEVKKLYSVILSAPTSDQKTQDDLEAITNDIKKMANNARNKLKTIERNLESEQQERVSADMRIRKSQHAVLSRKFVEVMTKYNEAQVDFRERSKGRIQRQLEITGKATTDEELEEMLESGNAAVFTAGIVDSGISKQALSEIEARHKDIVRLESSIKELHDMFVDIAMLVESQGDIIDNIEQNVTQSVDHIIEAKEQTKKAVRRQSSLV comes from the exons ATGAAGGACCGATTGGAGCAGCTGAAAGCG ACATGCGATCAAGatgatgatgaggtggagatCGCTGTGGACAATGCGGCGTTCATGGACGAGTTTTTCTCTCAG ATTGAGGACATCAGGGGCAGTATTGATAAAATTGATGAGAATGTGGCTGAAGTCAAAAAGCTTTACTCTGTCATCCTGTCTGCTCCTACATCAGATCAGA AAACGCAGGATGATTTGGAGGCGATTACTAATGACATCAAGAAGATGGCCAACAATGCAAGAAACAAGCTCAAGA CTATCGAGAGGAATCTGGAGtcagagcagcaggagagggTGTCGGCCGACATGCGGATACGCAAATCACAG CATGCAGTGTTGTCCAGGAAGTTTGTGGAAGTGATGACAAAGTATAATGAAGCTCAGGTGGACTTCAGGGAGAGAAGCAAAGGGCGAATTCAGAGACAACTTGAGATCA CTGGAAAAGCAACAACCGATGAAGAACTGGAGGAGATGTTGGAGAGTGGAAATGCTGCTGTGTTTACTGCAGGG ATTGTGGATTCTGGGATCTCAAAACAAGCCCTGAGTGAGATTGAGGCCAGACATAAAGACATTGTTCGTCTGGAAAGTAGTATCAAGGAGCTGCATGATATGTTTGTAGACATTGCCATGCTGGTGGAGAGCCAG ggTGACATAATTGACAACATAGAGCAGAATGTAACCCAGTCAGTGGACCATATAATAGAGGCAAAGGAACAGACCAAAAAAGCTGTAAG AAGACAATCATCATTGGTGTAG
- the stx3a gene encoding syntaxin-3a isoform X1 — translation MKDRLEQLKATCDQDDDEVEIAVDNAAFMDEFFSQIEDIRGSIDKIDENVAEVKKLYSVILSAPTSDQKTQDDLEAITNDIKKMANNARNKLKTIERNLESEQQERVSADMRIRKSQHAVLSRKFVEVMTKYNEAQVDFRERSKGRIQRQLEITGKATTDEELEEMLESGNAAVFTAGIVDSGISKQALSEIEARHKDIVRLESSIKELHDMFVDIAMLVESQGDIIDNIEQNVTQSVDHIIEAKEQTKKAVRYQTKARKKVVIIVVVVLILLAVLALIIGLSVGLTKGQ, via the exons ATGAAGGACCGATTGGAGCAGCTGAAAGCG ACATGCGATCAAGatgatgatgaggtggagatCGCTGTGGACAATGCGGCGTTCATGGACGAGTTTTTCTCTCAG ATTGAGGACATCAGGGGCAGTATTGATAAAATTGATGAGAATGTGGCTGAAGTCAAAAAGCTTTACTCTGTCATCCTGTCTGCTCCTACATCAGATCAGA AAACGCAGGATGATTTGGAGGCGATTACTAATGACATCAAGAAGATGGCCAACAATGCAAGAAACAAGCTCAAGA CTATCGAGAGGAATCTGGAGtcagagcagcaggagagggTGTCGGCCGACATGCGGATACGCAAATCACAG CATGCAGTGTTGTCCAGGAAGTTTGTGGAAGTGATGACAAAGTATAATGAAGCTCAGGTGGACTTCAGGGAGAGAAGCAAAGGGCGAATTCAGAGACAACTTGAGATCA CTGGAAAAGCAACAACCGATGAAGAACTGGAGGAGATGTTGGAGAGTGGAAATGCTGCTGTGTTTACTGCAGGG ATTGTGGATTCTGGGATCTCAAAACAAGCCCTGAGTGAGATTGAGGCCAGACATAAAGACATTGTTCGTCTGGAAAGTAGTATCAAGGAGCTGCATGATATGTTTGTAGACATTGCCATGCTGGTGGAGAGCCAG ggTGACATAATTGACAACATAGAGCAGAATGTAACCCAGTCAGTGGACCATATAATAGAGGCAAAGGAACAGACCAAAAAAGCTGTAAGGTACCAGACCAAAGCACGCAAG AAAGTGGTGATAATAGTGGTGGTTGTGTTGATCTTGTTGGCAGTTCTAGCTCTCATAATTGGGTTGTCAGTAGGACTGACTAAGGGCCAGTGA
- the stx3a gene encoding syntaxin-3a isoform X3, giving the protein MKDRLEQLKATCDQDDDEVEIAVDNAAFMDEFFSQIEDIRGSIDKIDENVAEVKKLYSVILSAPTSDQKTQDDLEAITNDIKKMANNARNKLKTIERNLESEQQERVSADMRIRKSQHAVLSRKFVEVMTKYNEAQVDFRERSKGRIQRQLEITGKATTDEELEEMLESGNAAVFTAGIVDSGISKQALSEIEARHKDIVRLESSIKELHDMFVDIAMLVESQGDIIDNIEQNVTQSVDHIIEAKEQTKKAVRLGPDQTVFLLISYRKW; this is encoded by the exons ATGAAGGACCGATTGGAGCAGCTGAAAGCG ACATGCGATCAAGatgatgatgaggtggagatCGCTGTGGACAATGCGGCGTTCATGGACGAGTTTTTCTCTCAG ATTGAGGACATCAGGGGCAGTATTGATAAAATTGATGAGAATGTGGCTGAAGTCAAAAAGCTTTACTCTGTCATCCTGTCTGCTCCTACATCAGATCAGA AAACGCAGGATGATTTGGAGGCGATTACTAATGACATCAAGAAGATGGCCAACAATGCAAGAAACAAGCTCAAGA CTATCGAGAGGAATCTGGAGtcagagcagcaggagagggTGTCGGCCGACATGCGGATACGCAAATCACAG CATGCAGTGTTGTCCAGGAAGTTTGTGGAAGTGATGACAAAGTATAATGAAGCTCAGGTGGACTTCAGGGAGAGAAGCAAAGGGCGAATTCAGAGACAACTTGAGATCA CTGGAAAAGCAACAACCGATGAAGAACTGGAGGAGATGTTGGAGAGTGGAAATGCTGCTGTGTTTACTGCAGGG ATTGTGGATTCTGGGATCTCAAAACAAGCCCTGAGTGAGATTGAGGCCAGACATAAAGACATTGTTCGTCTGGAAAGTAGTATCAAGGAGCTGCATGATATGTTTGTAGACATTGCCATGCTGGTGGAGAGCCAG ggTGACATAATTGACAACATAGAGCAGAATGTAACCCAGTCAGTGGACCATATAATAGAGGCAAAGGAACAGACCAAAAAAGCTGTAAG aTTAGGACCTGACCAGACTGTGTTCTTGCTTATTTCCTACAGAAAGTGGTGA
- the stx3a gene encoding syntaxin-3a isoform X5, whose amino-acid sequence MKDRLEQLKATCDQDDDEVEIAVDNAAFMDEFFSQIEDIRGSIDKIDENVAEVKKLYSVILSAPTSDQKTQDDLEAITNDIKKMANNARNKLKTIERNLESEQQERVSADMRIRKSQHAVLSRKFVEVMTKYNEAQVDFRERSKGRIQRQLEITGKATTDEELEEMLESGNAAVFTAGIVDSGISKQALSEIEARHKDIVRLESSIKELHDMFVDIAMLVESQGDIIDNIEQNVTQSVDHIIEAKEQTKKAVRKW is encoded by the exons ATGAAGGACCGATTGGAGCAGCTGAAAGCG ACATGCGATCAAGatgatgatgaggtggagatCGCTGTGGACAATGCGGCGTTCATGGACGAGTTTTTCTCTCAG ATTGAGGACATCAGGGGCAGTATTGATAAAATTGATGAGAATGTGGCTGAAGTCAAAAAGCTTTACTCTGTCATCCTGTCTGCTCCTACATCAGATCAGA AAACGCAGGATGATTTGGAGGCGATTACTAATGACATCAAGAAGATGGCCAACAATGCAAGAAACAAGCTCAAGA CTATCGAGAGGAATCTGGAGtcagagcagcaggagagggTGTCGGCCGACATGCGGATACGCAAATCACAG CATGCAGTGTTGTCCAGGAAGTTTGTGGAAGTGATGACAAAGTATAATGAAGCTCAGGTGGACTTCAGGGAGAGAAGCAAAGGGCGAATTCAGAGACAACTTGAGATCA CTGGAAAAGCAACAACCGATGAAGAACTGGAGGAGATGTTGGAGAGTGGAAATGCTGCTGTGTTTACTGCAGGG ATTGTGGATTCTGGGATCTCAAAACAAGCCCTGAGTGAGATTGAGGCCAGACATAAAGACATTGTTCGTCTGGAAAGTAGTATCAAGGAGCTGCATGATATGTTTGTAGACATTGCCATGCTGGTGGAGAGCCAG ggTGACATAATTGACAACATAGAGCAGAATGTAACCCAGTCAGTGGACCATATAATAGAGGCAAAGGAACAGACCAAAAAAGCTGTAAG AAAGTGGTGA